A region from the Triticum urartu cultivar G1812 chromosome 1, Tu2.1, whole genome shotgun sequence genome encodes:
- the LOC125517250 gene encoding small polypeptide DEVIL 8-like, with protein sequence MELAASASVSVCSAYHHLSTPAEANDDSTRSQPQLQRRRKQAAGSGIGGLRSRCHAVLKQQRTRLYILRRCVSMLLCWNEHDMSD encoded by the coding sequence ATGGAACTGGCCGCTTCAGCTTCGGTGTCCGTCTGCTCGGCGTACCACCACCTCTCAACGCCGGCTGAGGCCAACGACGACAGCACGCGGTCCCAACCGCAGCTGCAGCGCCGGAGGAAACAGGCCGCTGGCAGTGGCATCGGTGGGCTCCGGTCCCGGTGCCATGCTGTTCTGAAGCAGCAGAGGACGAGGCTGTACATCCTCCGGCGGTGTGTCTCGATGCTGCTGTGCTGGAACGAGCACGACATGTCCGACTGA